The following nucleotide sequence is from Gemmatimonadota bacterium.
CCCCTGCGTCCCTTTAGAGGTTTGGAATGGACGAGTATTCGCTACACCAAAGATAAAATCTTTGAAGATCGTCCCCACCGCGTTTTTGAAGCCAAGACCAAAGTCAATCTCTTACATGCGCAACTGCCCAATCCCCCTGTCAAAGCACAATTGCTCATCAATCCCGAAGATGGTCTGTTGCGCCGGGTTGGCCTTTTTGATGCCAAAGACAATGAGATCATCTCACAGACCTTTCACAATTTGACCACCAATCCCGACGTAAAAGACAAATGGTTTGAATTTATCGTACCCGCGGGCACCCATGTCATTGACGCCACCGACGATGCAATACAAGCCCTCAAAGCAGCACAGTAGGGTGGAAAAATTCATGACAACAACGCATTGGCGCATCGCTCTATTTATCTGGCTACTCTTAATTTTTATTGGTTCAAGTGGCCTGCTATCGTTCGAAAATACAGAAAAATTTTTCTTTTTCAGTGAACGAATACACCATGCGGCGCGCAAATTCGCACACATAGCAGAATACGCTATTCTGACCTATTTGTGTTTCCGGTCTCTATGGACAAAGAACCGATTTACCTCCTGTGTATTGTGGAGCGTCCTGATATCCATCCTCTATGCGATATTGGACGAATACCATCAATCCTTTGTCCCCAGCCGCACTGGCGTCTGGACTGATGTGGTATGGGACGGCACGGGTGTCGCAATCATAATCCTATTATTGTGGTATGCGAAACACAGGGAAAACGGCAAAATCAGACAGTGGATTTTATAGACTCTTTAACAGGATACCCCGACATGACCAAATCTGGAAAAATCGAAAAACCCAACATCCTCTTCATCCTCGCAGACGATATGGGTTGGGGTGACGTCAGCTATCACGGCTCACACATTCACACGCCCAACATCGACCGCCTCGCAGCCACGGGAATCGAACTCGACCAGCACTACGTCTGTCCCATGTGTACCCCCACCCGCACATGCTTGTTAACGGGACGCCATCCCGGCCGCTTTGGACGTCACGCCACCGTCCCGTCCAACGCCCCTGTACTCCCAGATGGATATGAAACGCTCGCCTCATCCTTTCGCAATGCGGGCTACGAAACTGGCCTCTTTGGAAAATGGCATTTGGGATCCTCTCCCGAATACGGCCCCAACCAATTTGGTTTCAATACAGCTTATGGAAGTCTGGCCGGCGGCGTTGACCCGTACAACCACCGCTACAAATCAGGCCCTTATAGCGTTACCTGGCACCGCAACGGCGAACTCGTCGAAGAGCGCGGTCACGTCACCGACCTCATCGCTCGAGAAGCTGTCCAGTGGATCGAAGCGCAAACAGGCCCCTGGTTTTGCTATGTCCCCTTCACCGCTGTTCACACCCCCATCAAAGCACCACAACACTGGATAGATCGCTATTCAGATCGGCGCTATGATCCAGACGACGACAAAGACCGCTCATTCAAAACCTATGCCGCGTACGCCAGCCAGATGGATCACGCCATTGGCCAACTCGTCGAAGCTATTGCCCGCCTGTGCCAGCGCGAAAACACCATCATCATCTTCTCATCGGACAACGGCGCCATCCCTGCCGGTCCTCTTCACGACACAGACAAATATCCGGGCCGCCACGAAGACATGCCGCGTCTGGGCTGCAATTTGCCCCTGCGAGGTCAAAAATCTCAACTCTACGAAGGCGGTATCCGCACGCCATCCCTGATCAACTGGCCTTTTCATCTCCAACCCGGAAAATGCTTCCACCCCCTGCACATAACCGATTGGATGCCAACCCTGACCAATCTCATCAACTACACGCCCGATAGCGACCCTCAATGGGATGGCCAAGACATCTGGCCTCTGCTCACAGGCGACATCGCCATACCCGAAGAACGGTCTATCTTCTGGAACTTTAGAGGATCGTCTTTTGGCATGCGAACGGGCAATTGGAAATTGATCTACGAAGAAGGCCAAATCCCGGAAGAAACCCAACTCTTTCACATCGGTTCCGACCCCTTTGAAACAACAAATATTACCTCTAAACAAACCGACCGCGTGCATCGCATGCTCGAACACATAGCCAATGAGCGAAAACGCGACAACAGTTCAAAAAGGTAAGATGCGAGACATTCACATGCCCGACAGCCGATTCTGGGCAACCGCAGCCGGCAGGCTTCAGGTCTGCTGTCCCGTGGATCTCCGGCTCCACTACCGGGCACCGGACGGTGGATTTCGGGCCGGTGGAAACCTGTGGATCTTCTACGACATCCGCCAGTACCTCAACAGGGATCAGGCATTTCAACCCCACGACGGCATCGAGATCACAGGCCCACCAGACACGGACTGGGAAGGCGTCCCCCTTGTGGGAGGCGGCGTTGTGCGCACCTTTGACACGCACCCGTTGACGCCCGAGTTTCTCCACGCCGTTCACATCAGGTGCAAAAAAGGTCGGGTTGCACCCGCAGAACGCGTCACCATTGCACTTCGCACCCATCCGGACGGGTTTCTGCTCCCGCAGAACGCCATTGACGCCTTTCACTTCTGGCTTGTCGAAGATCTGGACGGTGTCCTTTCTTTTCATCATCCAGGAGGTAAGTATCACTTTTTTTTGCCCAGAGATACAGACCTCTCCATTCTCAAGAGCAATCCCCTCACCATTACGCCCGGATCTGTGGAAA
It contains:
- a CDS encoding sulfatase-like hydrolase/transferase, which translates into the protein MTKSGKIEKPNILFILADDMGWGDVSYHGSHIHTPNIDRLAATGIELDQHYVCPMCTPTRTCLLTGRHPGRFGRHATVPSNAPVLPDGYETLASSFRNAGYETGLFGKWHLGSSPEYGPNQFGFNTAYGSLAGGVDPYNHRYKSGPYSVTWHRNGELVEERGHVTDLIAREAVQWIEAQTGPWFCYVPFTAVHTPIKAPQHWIDRYSDRRYDPDDDKDRSFKTYAAYASQMDHAIGQLVEAIARLCQRENTIIIFSSDNGAIPAGPLHDTDKYPGRHEDMPRLGCNLPLRGQKSQLYEGGIRTPSLINWPFHLQPGKCFHPLHITDWMPTLTNLINYTPDSDPQWDGQDIWPLLTGDIAIPEERSIFWNFRGSSFGMRTGNWKLIYEEGQIPEETQLFHIGSDPFETTNITSKQTDRVHRMLEHIANERKRDNSSKR
- a CDS encoding VanZ family protein; translated protein: MTTTHWRIALFIWLLLIFIGSSGLLSFENTEKFFFFSERIHHAARKFAHIAEYAILTYLCFRSLWTKNRFTSCVLWSVLISILYAILDEYHQSFVPSRTGVWTDVVWDGTGVAIIILLLWYAKHRENGKIRQWIL